In Lycium barbarum isolate Lr01 chromosome 9, ASM1917538v2, whole genome shotgun sequence, the DNA window aaaaataaaacttgagggaaaagtattaaaaataaaacaGAGGGCCAAAGTGTCAAAAATGAAACTATTGGGCAAGCTCAAAGccccttaatcactaatcaaaTTTAGTCACatctactcaataattaaaacttgaatcaCCTCCCTTCAATTTTAAAACTAAAACATCACCTATAATTAAATGGCCCGAGTTTTTTTGCAATTGGTTTACGTATTTGAACTATAAATTCAAATATGTAATTTCATCCTTTTTCCTGATCCATTCTAAATGAAGTTATTCGCACATAGTTTTGACATCAAATTTTTACCATTTAATTATGgttaagtaattttttttttcactttaatttATAACTTTAAAAGTTCAATTTCTGGATCTTAATCAAGGTAGGGATTTTCCTGATTAATCTTCAACCAATTATATTAGCCAATAAAACTACGCCAACTGTTGAATTCTTTACACGCTTTACATTGCTGGATGAACATTCAATTTCATTGTCCTACGCAAATTCAAATTTAATGTCGGCATGTAAGCATAACGTTTTTCACACTGCAAGAATTACATCCCAATACGTAAAGAACAAACAGTTACACTAGCTGATCATAAGGTTTCATGTCATTATGACAAATATAGTTTTTGCATGCGCATTTTCGAACCGTTAGCATATCGCAAGTTTCGTGCACCCTTATATTAGTGATGAAAGGTAGGATTTATTCTtgattaaaggaaaaaaaaatatcattCGATTTTTtggatgctagattgcttaaGAATCTAagttatttatattatatacacGAAATCAATATAGGTCAACAGTTTACGGGATATTAATTATCTTCTTTCATCAAATTACTAATTTACACTAAATAGAGTTACTGTAAACCGTTACTGATAATTGACTTTAAGCAATCTTACAATATCATCAAATAAACTCCAGAGATAAAGATTTCAAGCATAGCGGTAATTTATTGATTTACCAGACATTTTCCAACATATTGAAATAATATATAGCGCTCTTCGTCTAACGTGTAAGGGTGAATAGAAACCTAAATGCATTTTTAAAAGCTAGGACTAATCGAAGTGTCTTGTGACCAGGAGATCTCAGATTCGAACCGTGGAACTAGCCTATTGCATAAGCATACAATAGATCCTTGTGATCCGGCCCTTCCCTCGAGCACCTGCATAGCTGGAGCTTCTGTCCTTTTTTAGTACCAGTCGAGGTGGAGGCCATCTTTTAGCTATGAGTCCGACATAATTCAATAGCTTTAACTCAAATAATGTATttgtattaaataaaatttatttaatatCGTATAAATAATAAATTCATCagaaaacaaaaataaattaTGAACCAACACCCATAAATTATAAATGCAGGCTCCACCCCAGCATTTTTATCAcaaaataatgatatatcaatatTTTGTATACAATAATTTAAATCTAAATTTTCTGCGTAGTTCATAATTTACATTGATAAGTGTTACTCACCGTCACAATATATGCATCATACTTTCCTTTTTAGAATGTCCTCAAGAAAATTGTTATACTtttttatttagaaataatttaactttaaatttttaattatatTCTTAGTGAGCTAATCTATAGCCACTCAAATATCTACATATTATTTTTCATCCACAATTTTAAAAAATTCTTTATTAAATTTTCTACTTAGACACATATCGTTACATGAATTGAGATGGAGAGACTAGTATACTATAATATCACAACATGATGAATTTAAGAAAGAGGTTGTGGAGAAATAATGGTGGTGCATTACGTACCAAGTATTTACATTTCTAATGTAAGAAAGGACCAATGCCAAAAATCCGGTAAAACACTTACTCGCATTGGGTATTTACACTAAGTAATTAATGTATGATATATGTTTGAATATACAACTATTAcgtaatcataattaattaatgatAATATTCACTTCAATAAATTATTTAATCATGATAAATTGCATTAGTTTGTTATAAACACCCCGAGCAGATAAGCTTTACCCAAAAATCCTATAGTCACTTCCCCAATAACCCACATTACTTTTGTCATATACCCCCTTCTTTACCAATTTACCCCTACCCAAATCATGCAATACAAGTTCAAGTTCTAGGAGGTTCTAGACATATACGGGGTGAATTGGCAGGCCACATCACTCTGCTACTTTGGAAAAAGCCCAGTGAATCCACGTTACTTGGTTATCTTTACCGGCCGAAAACTGAATTACGTGGCTCAACAAATATCCACCCTTTTTGTATTCTCTTCTTACCCTTCCATCATGCACCCTATAAATGCCGACCAACCTCGTAGTGCAATTATTATCAAGTGAGTTAATTAGTTTGGTCACTAAAAAACACTACTACATTAGTCTTCCTTCACTTTCTTACTTCCTCAGTATTTTGCTAAGCCCTTAAGTCTCTGTTAAGAGAAGAGTAAAACATTCACTCTATATTTTGAGTTTTAGAGAGGTAAAAATGACAACTTCATTTGGCATGCAATCCATGATTTTGGGAAGTCCAGTCACAAGTTTTTGGCAAAGTAAAAATGGCTGTGTTCCTAGCTGTTACTTGCCACTCCTTCAGAAGAGTTCGCGTCTTCGTGTTAAGTGCATGTCTGAGGTCAGTTCACAAAACTTAAATGTCCTTTTATATTGACATGTACATACGTAGTAACCCATTGATTTTTATACCAAAAATCAATACTTTAGTATGGTTTGACTTTTAAATAATATGATACTGCAAATAAgtttattatgatgactatgtaCTCTTGAATAAAGAGATATTAAACGTTTGTTTAAAATCCAGGAGGGTGAGAAATCAGAGCAATCCACAAGCCCTAATTTGACAGATGCTGCTGCTACACCCAAGCCAACACCTCCTCCATCTGCAAAGGTTTGTATCCTTTTTTCAGAAGTTCACATATCTCACGTTAAGCATATTTTTAGGTGGATTTCAGATTTCCATTTCAACTTTTGACAAAACAATAAATTTAAATCTTGGTTATAAGTAAAGTTCGATTATGTAAATTAAATTCATAATAGTACTCCATTCTCAATTGTACATGAAGGAAGACAGATTGTttactactttttttttctttttttaaaatgatTGTTTACTACTGTCTAGGAAACAAGTTAGAGAATTACTCCTTTAATTTCTTTAAAAGTTTCCTAAAGTATGTTTCTTATAAACATGAGGGGATGTTGAATCTTGCTAGTAACCTTGGCATGATATATATTTCTAGATTTCATTTTCAATGGAAATTGGATGTTGAGTTTGTATGAGGGGATGTTGAATCTTGCTAGTAACCTTGGCATGATATATATTTCTAGATTTCATTTTCAATGGGAATTGGATGTTGAGTTTGAACTTACTTGATGGACAGTGAATTTTAGCTTGTGATGGCTGGTTAAGCAACTATTTTTCCTAATTGTCTATTCATACtcattaataaaaaataaaaaaaaatatttaaatgaaCTGATTGTGTAAATCATATAGAATTTGATTTTCACCCtcaactttactttaaaaattaAACTCCCTCTTAACTCTGAACAATAGTCATTCTTTCCTCTTTATCCTAATTGACTTTTTTAAATTCTTATgttacccttacattatcaacttaTCTTTTGtactttcattttttttaaatcatgattttttttaatctatgtaacaaattttgaataaaaattaaatattaatttcGAGATGGAAATAGTGAAAAATACTGGTTGAGTATATAACTTGTTGAcgttctataatgaaataaatgagaagaaaaagAGTTTTTTTATATTAGTAATAATTATCAAAACTCTGATATCTATTTAGAAAAGTGAAAATAATAGATAGTAATAACTTTATAGATATCTTTCAATGCAAGTAATaccaaaaaattaattaaaaaaagagGTATATTCTACAACAGATTCCTAAAAGATTATCTATttattataaataaattttaaattataagttAAAGTATTTCATTAATGACAATCAAAACTCATTTATATATTGACAATAGAAAATAAGAGAAGTGAAACTCAAATTTACAAATAATAGGTaatgtgtgcgtgtgtgtgtttGTGTCTTAAAATATCAATCATAAAAGTAACATTAGATTTATACTTTTAGATTTTGTGATAAATTTATAAaaggattattctacttataatatgaatttaaataaaaatttataaatatctatgttaaaaatttaaattttatctaATATAACAAGGTATTACATAGATGGAAGATTAAAAATGTTAAGGATAAAATAAACATTACATAGgataaagggggaagaatgtctGTTGTggaaagtttgatttttaaaataaagttgggagtgaaaatgattttcaccctatAAAACTTTAGCTCCAGAAAAAATAACTTTATCCATTTTTGTAGGAACTCCTACATTTCTCATTATGTAAGTAGCTGTGTTTAATTTTGATCGATGTGTACATTAATTTAACATTATTTTCTACTTGTGTATTTATGTAACAGCCAAAGCCTAGCACCAATTTCACCGATGTATTCTCATTCAGTGGGCCAGCACCTGAGAGGATCAACGGTAGGCTAGCAATGATCGGATTTGTAGCAGCTATGGGTGTAGAACTTGCCAACGGTGCAGATTTATCAGTTCAGTTATCAAGTGGTGGACTTTCATGGTTTTTGGGGACAAGTGCTTTGCTAACTTTGGCTTCACTTATCCCATTGTTCCAAGGAGTTAGTGCTGAATCCAAATCTGGTGGGATAATGAGTGCTAATGCTGAGATTTGGAATGGAAGATTTGCGATGTTGGGATTAGTTGCTTTAGCTTTTACTGAATATGTTAAAGGAGCTGGCCTCTTCCAAGTCTGAATGTATATAAATTTTGCTCGAGCTTATTTGTTGTTTTTGGATTTTTGATGTAAAGATTATATCAATGCAAGTATCTTCAGTAATGAGAATTATAATTCAGAAATATATTTTTGAGTGAATCTTCTGTTTCCTAGAATTATAATTATAATAGATAACGATGTCACAAACTGTTCTCTCTAGTCTATTCTTATGTCCTAGAGATCGAGAAACGTATGTTCACTTGttattgcataaaataaaataaaaggcaGTAGTGCATGGTGAAAAATTGTATAGTTGTTCCttcggatcaaaaaaagagttcatTTTGTCATTTGTACAttctttaagaaaatattaacttttagataaaaataggtaatttaattaaattatttctaattaaataggcattagGATGTGATCATATAATAATTAATAGggataaatataaaaaaaataaggttaatttttttttatttgctaagtggatttttttttatccataaaaaaaaaaaggctaagcgaattttattttttttaatccggagggagtactGTTTAAATCAAACAACAATAATTTCCGGGAACAATAATTTCCGGAAAAAAAGAATTGAAAAAGTTTTTTTTGTGGGGTATCAATTATAATCGTAGAAAATTGCATCAGGCATTCACTTTGAGTACTCCTAGACGCAATATAtccaaaatttaaaattatttaaagttAAGTCAGAAAAAACATGTTACTACTTGAATGAAGATCCGAAATTGATGTGCTCTAAAATCTGAAAAGCTTCCTTTTAAATGGACCTTTGACAGCACTTAATAACAAAACAGAGTGAAGGCAAGTCCAGAAAAGAAACTTTGAGCCTTAATTTTGTTAAAATTGTTAAGTTAGGCAAGTCACTGTCAAAAAGTGTTCAATCTTAGCTAGTTCCTCGATCTAGCGGGGTTAATCTTTTTAAACACTCATACATAATGTTTAAACCAATTTTGTGAATATAAAATTAGAATTTTTATGTATAAACTTTTACCACTTAATTATGATTAAagaattatattttattttagtttataACATTAAAGATTTAATTACTTGACGCTACTCCATCTAGCGGGGTTAATCTTTTTAAACACTCATACATAAATGTTTAAACCAATTTTGTGAATATAAATTAgaatttttatgtataaaattttaCCACTTAATTATGATTAAAGAATTATATTTACTTTAGTTTAAAACATTAAAGATTTAATTACTTGACTTGATGTAAGTACTTAATGCAAAATTAGGCAAGAAAACTGTGCCAAGTGTCGAGCTCATCGCACGGGGCTTGCTTAGTGCGGATTATCTCTCCTGTGCGGTTTGTCatctattgcacaggagctgggtgtACCTTGTGTGTACCCAAAGGATAGCGACTGCGGGTCTcctatcataaaaaaaaaaaaaaaaaaaaaaaaaaaaaaactgtgccAAGTGTCTGACTCTTATTATATGTACTGATCAATGGTAATGTTGCTGAAAGAACATTCAATTTCATTGTGTTACGCCAAACCATTAATAGAGCCAAACATGTTGGCATAACGTTTTACACTGCAACACGTAAATCCCGATATGTAAAGCGGACAAATATTTAGTCATAAGATTCCCTGTCATTCTAGTTCTTGCATGTTTGAACGGTTAGCTTAGCAAGTCTAGACCCATCCTTATATTTAGGGGTGGGCATTTCGGGCCGTGGGATTGGATATGAAAATTTCGATTTGAAGTTTCGATTTttggattgaagaaattacaatccaaataaGCTCGGATTGGATTGGTTTTTTTAAATTCGATTTCGGGTTAAtcggtttggatatttcggaTTTTTTGTTTTGACTTTTGAGCCTTTAGGGCAGGCTTATTAGAAATGAAATTAATGTGCGTCAGTTACCAAGTTACAAGTCTTAGCATAATGTAAAACTAAATATGTGGATCAATAGAGAGTTGTTATGACTAAACCAAAAGGTATCAAGTCACATGTTTCAGTTCTACATTATTCTCTCCGTTTCATTGGAAGTTTccttatgctaaatgaataaaataaaaaatttaaaaaaatacgagcaattacatggaaccataAGAAGTAAatgttgggaatgagaagaaaggaaatgaagtataaatactataaaaagaaaaatatattttaaaaaataaaaataattaaaaagtaaaaataaaaaataaattaaataatagaaataaaaaataaattagaaaagaaaagaaattaaaataaaattaaaaatagaaattaaaaataaattaaaaaagaaaagaaattaaaataaaattaaaaagaaataaactaaaaggtaatcctgtaattacagggtataattacacccaattctcagcgcccctcccccccccccccccccccctcgagaATTGGAGAAtataattacaccctctcaattacattCAATTTCcatctaactgtgtaattacctgaTCAAATAAACATGttaaactgtgtaattacactcaatttcaattacctgggtggctttccaaactgGCCCTTAGTCATAAGGTTCCATGTCACTATAGCTTGCATTTATGAACCGTTAGCCTGTCAAGTCTAGACCACCTTATATTAGTGAAACGTGGTCTTTTTCTTCATTAAAGAGAAAGATCATTTGATTTATCTTGGATGATAGATTTCTTAAGAATCTATGTTATGTATTATAATGTAGCTTAACAGATTATAGCATATATTAATTATACTAACATACACTTGTGGAATTATTGTAAACCGTTAATAATTGGTTTTAAGTGATCTGGCAATatcatgaaataaaataaaagattaCAAGTTTACAACATAGCGGTATTTTATTGATTTACACAACAGTTTCGAAATTGAAATTATACATCGTATAAGGGTGAATAGAACCTAACTATTGAACAAATGCATTTTTAACTTTTTAAAAGTTAGTACTCTCTCGGATTTAGGGTTTGATCTATTTGGGGAGTCAAACAATCTTTTTTTTTACTCAATTTAAAACATAGATTTTTTGactattttataataaaatttatatatttaaaaaatatataaaaagtaTTATGTCTTCATAATTAGTAATTCACAATGAAAAGGGTTGGAGAAAATTACAGTTAAAAAGAGTTGTTTGACTTCCTGATACGATTCGAATTGTGAAACACCGAATCAAACAATCAAAATGCGGAAATTAAGATAGATATAATTTAGAAACGAGAATAGAAGAAAAGGAGATGAGATTTAGAAGAAAGAAGGGAATTAATCAACTACAATTGTGACTAATCAACATAGGAAATGAAACCTACACCTATTAATCAACAATCTAAGATGAATTCATTCCAAGGAAGAAGAGACTTAAACTCATACATGAAAATCTAATCCTTGATTATCCAAGAGAGATTCAAGGTAAGAGTTAAGGAAATCCACCCACTAATCCTAGCTAAACCTAACTCCATCAAGGAGAAAACTACTCTCAATGAGTTTCTTCAACAACTAAGGAATGAAAATAGGCTAGGGCAAGCTTATATAGGTTTGTCTTTACATGCATAGCCACAATTATTAAACTACTAGCCACATTTGGCATTTAACTACTAAGCCCTATTACGACAAACGCCCAAAAGTGACCTTTGCAGAAATATCCTACATGGACCCTTCTTCACTTGAATTGCAATCCTAACCTCGAGTTTTTACTCCTAGCCAAAAATTGCACTTCTAGTCATGTTTGCACTTCTAACCACAAAATCAATGGGCCTTCATCTCCCTGTCTCTTCCAAGCAATCATCCATACCTTTGTGGATTCAATGGCCTCTAAAGGCCTCATCTTCCTCTTCCAAGGGTGTGTGGCATGGAATTGCACATCCAAAGCTCTAACACGGGTTTTAGTCTTCATAATCGTCCATGAGCTTCCTAGGATAATATCACTTCCCAAATAAGTCAATTGTCGTATAAATTAGGATGGAAGGAGTATATATTTATACCAAGTCAGTACTTAGTATTACAAATATGATGATATACTATCAatattatatacaaaataatttaaaattctaAATTTTCCGCATAATCCCAATTCCCATAGTTTGCATTCATAGATGTTATACTTTATCATAACATGAAATGgttgtggagaaataatagtGGTGTAGCATGTGTCAAGTACAGCCAGACCTTTCTATAACAACATTCGCATATAACAACACTTTTCTATAAAAGTCAAGTTTTTTCGAAACCGATTTTTTATGCTATATTTTAGTTCTCTATAATAAcattttgcctataacaacaacaTCTAATTTTATAACAGTATGCTCTTTATAAAATTATCCCTTATATAGCAGCTAtattctttttttggtaatataataattatcatctttataaaaatagaatatctatgattatcaaatagagattttgatcAAATATTTGATTCTTTAATAGATTATTTATgacaaagaatatatatatatatatatatatatatatatatatatatatatatatatagagagagagagagagagagagagagagggagaggctaaaggtgtacctgtgacgtacattagggtgatcaaggacatgtatgagggagccaaaactagggtaaggacagtaggaggagactcagagcactttccagttgtaatggggttgcatcaaggatcagctcttagtccgtttttatttgccttggtgatggatggattgacgcggcaaattcaaggtgaggtgccatggtgtatgcttttcacgaatgacatagtcctgatcgacgagactcgtagcggagttaacgctaagctggaggattggagataaactctggagtctaaagggtttaagttgagtaggaccaagacagagtacttagagtgtaagtttagtgaagcacctcaggaggctggcttggaagtgaggcttggtacccaagccatctagaagaaaagtagtttcaagtatcttaggtctattatgcaaggcagcggggagattgatgatgatatcacacatcgtattggggcagggtggatgaaatggaggcttgcttccggagtgctatgtgacaagaaggtgccaccacaacttaagggcaagttctacaaaatggtggttagaccgactatgttgtatggggcggagtgttggccagttaagatttctcacgttcaaaagctgaaagttgctgagatgagaatgttgagatggatgtgtggccacaccatgagtgacaggattaggaatgaggatattcgggacaaggtgggagtggcctcggtggaagacaagactcgagaagcgagattgagatggtttgggcatatgaagaggagagacacagatgccccagtgcggaggtgtgagaggttggccatggatggtttcagacgaggtaggggtaggccaaagaagtattggggagaggtaattagacatgacatggcgcagttacagcttaccgaggacatgaccttagataggagggtttggaggacccacattagggtagaaggctagtagatagtctcattatcctgtcttattagtagtagcattatcgtagtataatttcttgtgctctgatttatgctattatctgttatttcatgtgctttgattattctatgttatttgtgtcgcttgcgttacttcatttccatatcgctttgaatctcttagccttatctgacctctttttatgttttttattgagccgagggtctttcggaaacagccgtcctaccatggtaggagtaaggtctgcgtacactctaccctcctcagaccccaccttgtgggatttcactggattgttgttgttgttgttgtgtgtgtgtatatatatatatatatatatatatatatatatatatatatatcattaataAATTTTCTTTCGTTATACAAAGATTAAGCTTAAAAGTTgacaatttaaaataaaaaattagattttatgtatcttttttgcctataacagcgaaatattatttaaatgtcaacgTTGTTATAAGTGTATaacagtcattctctataacagTAAAAAAAAGTCAGATCCaacaatgctgttatagagaaatTTGATTGTGTTACGTTTCTAATGTAAGAAGGGGACCAATGCCCAATTATTACACACAATTCCGTATTCAACTAAAACTAATTATACATTCTATATTTTCCGAAACGAATCGTGTCAAATATCTCACATTTTCTATAATTATCTCTATTTCTGATTATTAAATTTTATTTCTGCAATAAGAAGGTGATTATCTTTTGGCAAGACTCACAAATAGCGGTTATTATTCAATTACAAATTCGAAAAATGGATAGCCGTGCaatttttacattcattactattTACCCTTACCCCAAAACATTCTAGGAGGTTCTAGACATATATGGGGTGAATGGTTAGGCCACGTCACTCTGTTACTTTTGCAAAAAGCCCAATAAGTGCACGTGACTTGAGTATCTTTTAGAGGCCCAAAACTGAATTACGTGGCTCAACAAATATCCACCCCTTTTGTATTCTCCTTACCCTTCCACCATGCACACTATAAACGCCCGCCAACCTTGCACTGCAATTATATCAAGTGAATTAATTAGTTTGGTCACTATAACTCTACTCCACTAGTCTTGCTTCACTTTCGTACTTCCTCACCGTTTTGCTAAGCCCTTAGTCTCTGCTAAGAGAGGAGTAAAGCGTTTTCTCTATTTTTTGAGTTTTAGCTAGAGAGGTAAAAATGACAACTTCATTTGCCATGCAATCCACGATTTGGGGAAGTCCAGCCACAAGTTTTTCAAAAAGTAAAAATGGCTTGAGTCAGTATGTTCCTAGCTGTTACTTGCCACGCCTTGAGAAGAGTTCGCGTTTTCGTGTT includes these proteins:
- the LOC132610766 gene encoding early light-induced protein 1, chloroplastic-like, encoding MTTSFGMQSMILGSPVTSFWQSKNGCVPSCYLPLLQKSSRLRVKCMSEEGEKSEQSTSPNLTDAAATPKPTPPPSAKPKPSTNFTDVFSFSGPAPERINGRLAMIGFVAAMGVELANGADLSVQLSSGGLSWFLGTSALLTLASLIPLFQGVSAESKSGGIMSANAEIWNGRFAMLGLVALAFTEYVKGAGLFQV